Proteins from a genomic interval of Enterococcus faecium:
- a CDS encoding ECF transporter S component, translating to MNSRNKTFRLVLRAILLAIIIVQAMVPWLGFIPLGFISLTIIHITVIIAAVVLGPKDGMVIGLFWGIATIVRAYAMPTTPFDTLVFTNPIISVVPRVLVGLVAGLVFHWIYQKNKSITISSAFAGVLGSLVNTVLVLGFMGLFYTGATADAYGVDSALLFKTLAGVAAINGIPEAIGAGIITPLLAKALFAATPLKPE from the coding sequence ATGAATAGTAGAAATAAGACCTTTCGACTAGTCTTACGTGCGATCTTGTTAGCAATCATCATCGTACAAGCGATGGTTCCTTGGCTGGGGTTTATTCCATTAGGATTCATTAGTTTAACAATTATCCATATCACAGTAATTATTGCTGCAGTAGTATTAGGCCCAAAAGATGGCATGGTGATTGGCTTGTTTTGGGGAATCGCTACAATTGTTCGTGCCTATGCCATGCCAACAACGCCATTTGATACATTAGTGTTCACGAATCCGATTATCTCGGTAGTTCCCAGAGTACTTGTTGGCTTAGTAGCAGGCTTGGTTTTCCACTGGATTTATCAAAAAAATAAATCAATAACGATCAGCTCAGCCTTTGCAGGGGTACTGGGTTCATTGGTCAATACAGTCTTAGTGTTAGGATTCATGGGATTATTTTATACAGGTGCAACGGCAGATGCCTATGGTGTAGATTCTGCTCTTTTATTTAAAACCTTAGCAGGGGTTGCAGCAATCAATGGGATACCAGAAGCAATAGGTGCGGGAATCATAACACCATTACTAGCAAAAGCGTTATTTGCAGCAACACCGTTGAAACCAGAATAA